Proteins encoded in a region of the Carnobacterium divergens genome:
- a CDS encoding magnesium transporter CorA family protein yields MLKTYSLTKNTLLVSSESNIKNSSVVYVYGDEREYIESFEHKSDFNIDNILTFDDRVAYDTMIDQNDEKSLLVSFLFPEIHEGGHLDNLTTSVVFLVFKNKLIIFTKQKLKFIPELLSNMVLHDVDNFMQEVLLKIMQKDFHVMLDDLRGVKEKIDDLDSEISTSGSLRPTFGDLLTLQKYMIALSTTYGANHKALDFIKKNFTTINDIDFTTQKIIDEIYNTSDTMDRIILGYSQYLDHLENMINNMISYQLNMIMKTLTEISIVLTIPAIIFGFWGVNVDGPFEKSSYGVFAVLIISVILSLICWFLLRRKTYL; encoded by the coding sequence ATGCTGAAAACTTATTCTTTAACAAAAAATACATTATTAGTTTCGTCAGAATCAAATATCAAAAATTCGTCTGTTGTTTATGTGTATGGTGACGAACGAGAATATATCGAATCTTTTGAACATAAATCTGACTTTAACATAGACAATATACTAACGTTTGATGATCGAGTTGCATATGACACGATGATAGATCAGAACGATGAAAAAAGTTTGCTCGTAAGTTTTTTGTTTCCCGAGATACATGAAGGTGGGCATCTAGATAATCTGACGACATCTGTTGTTTTCTTGGTATTTAAAAATAAGTTGATAATTTTTACAAAACAAAAATTAAAATTCATTCCCGAACTCTTATCCAATATGGTTTTACATGATGTCGATAATTTCATGCAGGAAGTACTTTTAAAGATCATGCAAAAAGATTTCCATGTGATGCTTGACGACCTTCGTGGAGTCAAGGAAAAAATTGATGATTTAGACTCAGAAATATCAACGTCCGGTTCACTCAGACCAACGTTTGGTGATTTATTGACTCTTCAAAAATACATGATAGCTTTGTCAACAACCTATGGCGCTAATCACAAAGCGCTGGATTTCATTAAAAAAAATTTTACAACTATTAATGATATTGATTTTACCACCCAAAAAATAATTGATGAGATATACAATACAAGCGACACAATGGATAGAATTATTTTAGGTTACAGTCAATATTTGGATCATTTGGAAAATATGATAAACAATATGATTTCGTATCAGCTAAACATGATTATGAAAACTCTAACAGAGATATCAATCGTTTTAACTATTCCAGCAATCATTTTTGGTTTTTGGGGAGTCAATGTCGATGGCCCGTTTGAAAAATCTTCTTATGGTGTTTTTGCTGTGCTGATTATCTCTGTTATACTAAGCCTAATTTGCTGGTTTTTGCTGCGACGCAAAACATATTTGTAA
- a CDS encoding restriction endonuclease subunit S, producing MAKIDDSVKKKVPELRFKGFTDDWEERKFADFIDVKSGKDYKHLNSGPIPVYGTGGYMLSVDRALSDIDAIGIGRKGTIDKPYLLKAPFWTVDTLFYAVPKQNIDLQFSLSIFKKINWKKFDESTGVPSLSKTVINSVGASVPCYEEQQKIGSFFKQLDKTIALHQRKLDLLKEQKKGYLQKMFPKNGAKVPELRFAGFVDDWEQRKLSDLMTFSNGINAPKENYGKGTKMISVMDILNPLPIKYDNILNSVSVDKKIEDKNKVENGDLIFVRSSEIVEEVGWAKAYKEARYALYSGFAIRGKRISSYNAYFIELTLNYANRKEIKRRAGGSTRFNVSQEILNSLTVLTPSISEQNQIDLFFTKIDDTITLHQRKLDLLKEQKKGFLQKMFV from the coding sequence ATGGCGAAAATAGATGATTCAGTTAAAAAGAAAGTTCCAGAATTGCGATTTAAAGGATTTACGGATGATTGGGAAGAGCGTAAGTTTGCTGATTTTATTGATGTTAAGTCTGGAAAAGACTACAAACATCTGAATTCGGGACCAATACCTGTCTATGGAACTGGTGGATATATGCTAAGTGTAGATAGAGCGCTATCAGATATAGATGCCATTGGGATTGGAAGGAAAGGGACAATTGATAAGCCTTATTTATTAAAAGCGCCTTTTTGGACTGTCGATACCTTGTTTTACGCTGTTCCTAAACAAAATATTGACCTTCAATTTTCACTATCTATTTTTAAAAAAATAAATTGGAAAAAATTTGATGAATCTACTGGTGTACCTAGTTTATCGAAAACTGTAATTAATAGTGTGGGTGCTTCTGTTCCCTGTTATGAAGAACAACAAAAAATAGGTTCATTCTTCAAACAACTCGACAAAACTATCGCACTTCATCAGCGTAAGTTAGATTTGTTGAAAGAACAGAAAAAAGGCTACTTGCAAAAAATGTTCCCTAAAAATGGTGCCAAAGTTCCTGAATTGCGATTTGCGGGGTTTGTTGACGATTGGGAACAGCGTAAGTTGTCCGATTTAATGACTTTTTCAAATGGAATTAATGCTCCTAAAGAAAATTATGGAAAAGGAACTAAAATGATTAGTGTCATGGATATACTAAATCCTTTACCTATAAAGTATGACAATATATTAAATTCTGTATCCGTTGATAAAAAAATCGAAGATAAAAACAAAGTTGAAAACGGTGATTTAATATTTGTTCGTTCTTCAGAGATTGTTGAAGAAGTTGGATGGGCAAAAGCTTATAAAGAAGCTCGCTACGCTTTGTATAGTGGTTTTGCTATTAGAGGAAAACGAATCAGTTCTTATAATGCGTATTTTATTGAATTAACTCTAAATTATGCTAATAGAAAAGAAATTAAACGAAGAGCTGGTGGCAGTACTCGATTTAATGTTAGCCAAGAAATTTTAAATTCTTTGACTGTTTTAACTCCTTCAATTTCTGAGCAAAATCAAATAGATTTATTTTTTACTAAAATAGACGACACTATCACTCTTCATCAACGTAAGTTAGATTTGTTGAAAGAACAGAAAAAAGGCTTTTTACAAAAGATGTTCGTTTAG
- a CDS encoding MerR family transcriptional regulator, with product MSENLKTIKELADELGVSKQTIRNKIDKDFREKFVQTIKIKGNNTLVINNAGYSLLKKTLQNDTAQTAKTLQNDTAQTKLICFLEEQLDKKEQQLSVKDKQLENKDTQISQMQNLLDQQQRLALQDKKLLEEYKAENDSLKALNVPSQETEFKHLDNQYKDEVNALKEKLENLQEQIKVQKRIEEQEKPRKWWGLWRK from the coding sequence ATGAGTGAGAATTTAAAAACCATAAAAGAACTTGCGGACGAGTTAGGCGTATCAAAACAGACGATAAGAAATAAAATAGATAAAGATTTTAGAGAAAAGTTTGTTCAAACAATAAAAATTAAAGGTAATAATACCTTAGTAATTAATAACGCAGGGTACTCTTTACTAAAAAAAACACTGCAAAATGATACTGCACAGACTGCAAAAACACTGCAAAATGATACTGCACAGACTAAATTAATATGTTTTTTAGAAGAACAATTAGATAAAAAGGAACAGCAATTATCTGTTAAAGATAAGCAACTAGAAAATAAAGACACTCAAATCTCACAAATGCAAAATTTGTTAGACCAGCAACAGCGATTAGCTTTGCAAGATAAAAAGCTACTGGAAGAATACAAGGCAGAAAACGACAGTCTAAAAGCCCTTAATGTGCCGTCACAGGAAACAGAATTCAAACACTTAGACAATCAATATAAAGATGAAGTGAACGCTCTTAAAGAGAAGTTGGAAAATTTGCAGGAACAAATCAAAGTTCAAAAAAGGATAGAAGAACAAGAAAAACCAAGAAAATGGTGGGGACTATGGCGAAAATAG
- a CDS encoding heavy metal translocating P-type ATPase: METVQKQQSQEKHNHNHGHDHDHGKMPVVLYFVGLALAVIALFLNEDYQLLQNVLFSIATISAGYHVIVLEGLGETIENSKNQKKFMPNSHILMGLAAIGASLMGNFWEGTLLILIFSGAHFLEDYAEGRSKREITKLLEMNPTTARLILPDGSTKNVDVSELKVGDQLQVLNGDQVPIDGVILSGSTSIDESSINGESIPKEKYKGDGVFGSTINGTGSFTMKVTKENEDTVFSKILQLVNQNQDSQTKAASIIQKFEPKYVTVVLIAIPLFMLLAPFLLDWTWSQSVYRGLVLLVAASPCALAAATVSATLSTTSNLAKKGVLSKGSSYLSQLADIKAIAFDKTGTLTKGKPEVTNYYFADSVNEENMIDIVVALEKESNHPLADAILRKFEQKNKLTIDVENQIGKGLTGDYKGRNYRIGKPTSFDDVSDEYSRLNNEWASEGKTVVYVAVDEEVLGLIALMDIPSEHAKATIEYFRKQGIHTTLITGDSEMTGKAVAKQLGIDEVIANVMPEDKSRIIDEQKEKYGVTAMVGDGVNDAPALVNADVGIAMGDGTDVAVEVSDLVLMQNNLSKLVQSHNISSKMNRVIWQNIIFSMAVVAFLIVVSFLGLTDIAISVIIHEGSTLVVILNGLRLLRAV; this comes from the coding sequence ATGGAAACTGTCCAAAAACAACAGTCTCAAGAAAAGCATAATCACAACCACGGTCACGATCATGATCATGGGAAAATGCCAGTCGTTTTGTACTTTGTTGGTTTAGCATTAGCAGTGATTGCTCTATTTTTGAATGAAGATTATCAGTTGCTACAAAATGTTTTGTTCTCAATCGCTACAATCAGCGCTGGGTATCATGTCATTGTTCTTGAAGGCCTTGGAGAAACAATTGAGAACTCAAAAAACCAAAAAAAGTTCATGCCTAATTCTCATATTTTAATGGGATTAGCGGCAATCGGAGCTTCTTTAATGGGGAATTTTTGGGAAGGAACATTATTGATTCTTATTTTTTCTGGAGCACATTTTTTGGAAGATTATGCAGAAGGAAGAAGCAAACGAGAAATAACGAAATTACTCGAAATGAATCCAACGACTGCCCGGTTAATCCTACCTGATGGCAGTACAAAAAATGTAGATGTCAGTGAATTAAAAGTGGGAGATCAACTTCAAGTTTTGAATGGCGATCAAGTACCTATTGATGGCGTCATTTTGTCTGGATCTACATCCATTGATGAGTCGTCTATTAATGGAGAAAGTATCCCGAAAGAGAAATACAAAGGAGATGGCGTCTTCGGGAGTACAATTAATGGAACAGGTAGCTTCACGATGAAAGTCACCAAAGAAAACGAAGATACAGTATTTTCAAAAATTTTACAATTAGTGAACCAGAACCAAGATAGCCAAACAAAAGCTGCGAGTATTATCCAAAAATTTGAACCCAAATACGTCACAGTTGTTTTAATTGCCATTCCGTTATTCATGTTATTGGCACCTTTTCTACTTGATTGGACATGGTCACAAAGTGTCTATAGAGGATTAGTCCTTTTAGTTGCAGCTTCACCGTGTGCTTTAGCAGCAGCTACTGTCTCGGCAACGCTATCGACGACTTCTAATTTAGCCAAAAAAGGAGTCCTTTCAAAAGGTAGTTCTTACCTGTCTCAATTAGCCGATATTAAAGCAATTGCATTTGATAAGACGGGCACCTTGACCAAAGGAAAACCTGAAGTAACCAATTATTATTTTGCTGATTCCGTGAACGAAGAAAACATGATTGATATCGTAGTAGCTCTTGAAAAAGAATCCAATCACCCTTTAGCAGATGCTATTCTAAGAAAGTTTGAGCAAAAAAACAAACTAACTATTGATGTAGAAAACCAGATTGGTAAAGGATTGACAGGAGATTACAAAGGGAGAAATTATCGTATAGGAAAACCGACTTCGTTTGATGATGTTTCAGATGAGTATAGTCGTTTAAATAATGAATGGGCTTCAGAAGGTAAGACAGTCGTGTACGTAGCAGTAGATGAAGAGGTTCTAGGCCTTATTGCCCTCATGGACATTCCAAGTGAACATGCAAAAGCAACCATTGAGTATTTCAGAAAACAAGGTATACACACCACATTAATTACTGGTGACTCAGAAATGACGGGAAAAGCGGTTGCTAAACAATTGGGAATAGATGAAGTGATTGCAAATGTCATGCCGGAAGACAAATCCAGAATAATAGACGAACAAAAAGAAAAATACGGTGTGACCGCCATGGTTGGAGACGGTGTAAATGATGCTCCTGCTCTTGTTAATGCAGATGTGGGAATCGCTATGGGAGATGGGACTGATGTGGCAGTAGAGGTATCTGATTTAGTTTTAATGCAAAACAATTTATCAAAATTGGTACAATCTCATAATATTTCTTCGAAAATGAACCGTGTTATTTGGCAGAATATTATTTTTTCAATGGCCGTTGTTGCTTTTTTAATTGTCGTTAGTTTCTTGGGCTTAACGGATATTGCCATCAGTGTCATTATTCATGAAGGAAGTACATTGGTTGTTATTTTGAATGGACTTCGATTGCTAAGGGCAGTCTAA